CGCACCGCCAGTATCAAACCCAAGGCCGTGGCAGCCTTGCTGCTTGGCATGTCTGCTCTTTCCCCCATGCATCTCTTCGGCGCTGAGCCAGAGCAGGTGCAAACGGTAAAGCCTGCCGTTAAAGCGGAAATGCCGCCAAAGCCAACCAAGCCAACTCAGGTGCGTTTTGCCAAAACCGGTAATTTTGATGCGGATACCGTTGTGCGCATCGCAAGACAGCTTGCAGCCAAACCCTATGTGGCTTTGAGCGATCCGCTCCCGCCTGGACTGGCTAACATCAGCTATGATGAGTACCGCGATATTCGCTTCAAGCCAGAGCAGGCCATTTGGAAGCAGGACGGGTTGCCCTATCAGATGCAACTCTTCCACCGTGGGTTCTATTTTCAGGATTTGATTGAAATCGCCATCGTCGAAGGCAAAAAGTCGACTCACCTGTCTTATGACCCGTCACTCTTCAGTGCCGGTGAAGTCATTCGTGAAAAGCTGCCCAATGAAGACATTGGTTACAGTGGTTTGCGGGTACATTATCCGCTGAACAGCAGCGAGTATTTTGATGAGCTCTTTGTGTTCCAGGGCGCCAGTTACTTCCGCGCCCTCGGTAAAGGCAATGCCTACGGCCTGTCTGCCCGTGGCCTTGCCATTAAAACCGCCGATCCGGCCGGTGAAGAATTCCCGGTCTTTCGCGCGTTTTGGATAGAAAAGCCCAATAACGAAACTAACCTCATTGTGGTTCATGCGCTGCTGGATAGCCCCAGCGTGGCCGGTGCATATCGTTTCTCCATCCGTCCCGGTGACAACACCCGTATGGATGTGGAAGCCGTGCTCTTCCCACGGGTAGAGCTTGCCAAAGTGGGTTTGGCCCCGAGCACCAGCATGTACATGCATTCTCCCAATGGCCGCCATCTCACAGACGATTTTCGCCCAGCGGTGCATGACTCAGACGGCCTGTTGATGATCAACGGCCGGGGTGAGCGTTTGTGGCGTCCGCTGGCAAATCCAAAGGATCTGCAGGTAAGTGCCTTTATGGATAACTCCCCACAGGGCTTTGGTTTGCTGCAGCGTGAGCGCAACTATGTGAACTACCAGGATCTGGAAGCCAACTATGAGCGTCGTCCAAGCCTTTGGGTTGAGCCCGTGGGTAACTGGGGTGCCGGTGCCGTGGTTCTGACTGAAATCCCGACTCAGTCTGAAATTCACGACAACATTGTGGCCTTCTGGAAGCCTCGTCAGCCACTTGCGGCCGGCAGCGAGTACCGCTTTGCTTACCATCTGTCCTGGGGTGCCAATCCTGTGCCAGTGGATAACAGCATTATCGTAAGCCGCAGTGCCAGTGGCCGTGCCGACATTGCCAAGCCAACGCCAAAACGCCTGTTCGTGGTGGATTATGAGGTGAAAGGCGAGAAGCCCGCCAAGTTGCCCACGCCCAAGGTGGAAACCTCCGCAGGCGTTGTCAGCAATGTGGTTATCCGCGAAAACCCCAAATCAAAAGGCTATCGTTTGTCGTTTGAGTTTGACCCGGGTGAAACCAAACTGGCTGAGTTTCGTGCCGAGCTTAAGTTTGACGAACCCCGCAGCGTAGAAACCTGGCTGTACCGTTGGACGCTCTGAGACAGGTATGACACACAAGTTGCTTGAAACTCCGTCTCCGGCCCTGGCCGGAGACACTGCCATGCCGCCGGAGCGTCCGGCGGATATGCCCACCCAGTCGCTTAAATCCCTGAGCGAAGGCTTTCCCCGCACACCCGTATCACCTTCCGGTGTTAAGTCCAGCGCTCTGAAGCGCTGGTCTGTGGTGGGCTCAGCACTCCTGTTGTCTGCATTTGCTATTTATGAAATGCGCGGGGTGTTTATGCTCGGAGGCCTGACGCCATTGGAATACCTGGTGTTGGTACTCTTTGCCATCAACTTCTGTTGGATTGCCCTGGCATTTTGCGCAGGGATTGCCGGGATGATTTCTATCATTCGTGGTAAAAAGTCCGCAGTCGAAGAGGTGGAGCTCAATACCCGCACCGCGATCCTGATGCCCACCTACAACGAATCCCCAGACCGGGTATTCGCCGCAGTGGAAACCATGGCACTGGCACTTGCAGATACGCCGGATGGTCATGCCTTTGATTGGTTTATTCTCAGTGACACCACAGATCCTGAGGTGGCATTGGCCGAAGAGCACGCCTTTTGGCTGCTTCGTGAAGCCACCGCAGGTAAGGCGCGGGTGTATTATCGTCGTCGCCGTAAAAACGTTGCCCGCAAGGCCGGTAACGTGGCGGACTTCTGTCGGCGCTGGGGCAGCAGTTACGACCATTTGTTGGTGTTGGATGCCGACAGTGTGATGGAAACCTCCACCATAGTGTCGCTGGCAAGACGGATGCAGGCCGATCCGGATGCAGGTCTGATCCAGACCATTCCTGCACTTATCAAGGGCACAACCCTGATGGCGCGGGTACAGCAGTTTGCGGCCCGTTTTTATGGCCCAGTGATCGGCACTGGCTTGGCGTGGTGGGTACAAAAAGAAGGTAACTTCTGGGGGCACAACGCCATTATCCGCACCGAAGCCTTTATGAAGGCTGCCGGTTTGCCCCATTTGTCCGGTAAGCCTCCCTTCGGCGGCCATATACTGAGCCATGACTTTGTGGAAGCCGCGCTTATCCGCCGCGCCGGGTGGAGCGTGAAAATTGCTGCCGATCTCTATGGCTCCTACGAGGAGTGCCCGCCGTCGATTATTGACATGGCAGTGCGCGACCGTCGCTGGTGTCAGGGCAACCTGCAGCATACCCGTGTCCTGCCCGCAAAAGGCCTGCATTGGGTCAGCCGCATGCACCTGGTCACGGGGATCATGTCTTATCTGTCATCGCCATTCTGGCTGATGCTGATCCTCTCGGGTTTGTTGCTGGCGCTGCAGGCGCACTACATACGCCCTGAGTACTTCTCGGATCAGTTCTCGCTGTATCCCACTTGGCCAGTGATGGACTCCGACAGGGCATTGCGCCTCTTCTACATCACTATGGGTGTACTCTTTGGTCCTAAAATCTTCGGGTTGTTGCTGTTGGTGTTTGACAACAAAACCTGTAAGGCATTGGGCGGCAGACTGCGCATCGCGCTGAGCACCATTACCGAAGTCATACTCTCGGCCATGATTGCGCCCATTATGATGTTTATTCATTGTGGCGCCGTGCTCTCCATCCTCTTTGGCCGCGACAGTGGTTGGTCGCCCCAGCGCCGCGACGATGGCAGTCTTCCCTGGAAAGACCTGATCTATCGCCACCGCTGGCACATGATTGCAGGATTGCTGCTGGGTTATGCCGCGGTACTCGACTCATTAACCTTGCTGGCGTGGATGTCACCGGCCCTGGTAGGACTCTGGCTTGCCGTCCCCTTATCTGCCGTCACGGCATCTGGCCCCATCGGGCAATGGTTCAAGGACAGAAAAATTCTGGCCACCCCGGAAGAGGTGAATGAACCTGCCATAGTGGCAGCAGCAACAGCGCGGCGTGAATACTATGCCGAAGCCCTGGGTGAAAGCTGGAATGTGCCTATGCTGCTGGCGAATCCCGATATGATGGCGCTGCACATGAGCATTATGGATAAGTTGCCCACCCATGTGCCCGGTAGCCCCATTGAGCCCCTTGAGGCGATTGCACGGGTTAAGGTGCACGAAGCCCAGTGTCAAACGAGTTTGCTGGCGCTCTTAAGCCGTCAGGAGCTTGGCTATGTGCTGGGTAATCCCTTGCTGATGAAACACATGCAGCACTTGCCAGAAGCTTATGCCGATGACGATCTCGTGACTATCTGCTGATCCAGAAATGGTCGAATGAAAAAGCCCGGCGGTTGCCGGGCTTTTTTGTGTTAAGGGGCGGTGTCACCCTTTATGCATCAGAGACTGTCCTGATAGGCACGTCCATGGAAGCTATCGATAAGCAGCTGTTTCAGCTCGCTAATCAGTGGGTAGCGCGGGTTGGCGCCGGTGCACTGATCGTCAAAGGCATCTTCGGCCAACTCATCAAGCTTGGCCATAAAGTCGGCTTCATTTACCCCTGCGTCCTTGATAGACACCGGAATACCGATGGCGGCTTTAAGCTCCTCAATCTTGGCGATAAGCGCCTCTACCTTGGCTTCATCATTGTTGCCGGCAAGGCCTAAGTGGCTGGCAATGGCGGCATAACGGCACAGGGCCTTGGGTCTGTCGTACTGGCTGAACGCCGCCTGTTTGGTGGGCAGGTCAGTGGCATTGAAGCGAATGACGTTGCTGATAAGGAGCGCATTGGCAAGGCCATGGGGCAGGTGAAACTCAGCGCCCAATTTGTGAGCCATTGAGTGGCAAATGCCTAAGAAGGCGTTGGCAAAAGCGATACCGGCAATGGTGGCGCCATTGTGCACTTTTTCCCGTGCCAGCGGCGCCTGCGCGCCCCTGGCGTAGCTGTCTGGCAGATACTTAAACAGTAAATCCAGTGCCTGCAGTGCCTGGCCGTCGCTGTATTCGTTGGCCATCACGCTGACATAGGCTTCCAGTGCGTGGGTAATGGCATCGATACCGCCGAAAGCGGTGAGCGACTTGGGCATATCCATTACCAGATTGGGGTCGACAATGGCCATGTTGGGGGTCAGTTCATAGTCGGCAATGGGGTATTTGGCACCGGTTTGCTCGTCGGTCACCACCGCAAAAGGCGTGACTTCAGAGCCAGTACCTGAGGTGGTGGGAATGGCCACCATCATTGCCTTGGCACCAAGTTTGGGGAACTTGTAGATACGCTTACGGATATCCATAAAGCGCAGCGCCAGGTCGGCAAAGTCCACATCGGGATGCTCGTACATTACCCAAATGATCTTGGCCGCATCCATGGGCGAACCACCACCCAGAGCCACTATCACATCAGGTTGGAAGCTGGTTGCCACTTTGGCTCCGGCGCGAACCACCGCTAAGGTTGGGTCGGCTTCCACTTCGTAAAAGACCTCGGTTTCCAGGCCCTGTGACTTCAGAATTCGGATGGTTTCATCGCAATAGCCGTTGTTGAACAGAAACTTGTCGGTCACGATAAGCGCACGCTTCTTGCCACTCAGCTCTTCGAGGGCAATCGGCAGGCTGCCACGGCGGAAGTAGATGGACGAAGGAAGCTTGTGCCACAGCATATTTTCGGCCCTCTTGGCGACGGTTTTCTTGTTGATAAGATGGCTTGGACCTACGTTTTCAGAAATCGAGTTACCGCCCCAGGAGCCGCAGCCCAGAGTCAATGAAGGCGCCAGCTTGAAGTTGTATAAATCGCCTATGCCGCCCTGAGAGGCCGGGGTGTTAATCAGAATACGGGCGGTCTTCATCCGGTAGCCGAAGGATTTGACCCGCTCGTCCTGGGTATCCTGATCGGTATACAGGCCTGAGGTGTGACCAATACCGCCAAGAGCAACCAGGGCTTCGGCCTTGTCCAGCGCCTCTTCAAAGTTGGCGGCGCGGTACATGCCAAGCAGCGGTGAGAGTTTCTCGTGGGCGAAGGCCTCTTTCTCATCGATGTCGGTGACTTCACCAATCAGCACCTTGGTGTGGGCAGGCACCTTGATATTGGCCATGGCGGCAATGGTGGCGGCGCTTTGACCCACGATATCGGCATTGAGGCCACCGTCTTTGAGGATGACTTTTTGCAGCGCGGCGTTTTCTTTCTTGCTGAGCAGATAGCCGCCGTGGCTCGAGAAGCGCTCTTTTACCGCATCGTAAACCGCATCCACCACCACAACCGCTTGCTCGGAGGCACACACCACGCCGTTATCGAAGGTCTTGGACATCAAAATTGAGCTTACAGCACGTTTGATGTCAGCGGTCTCATCAATCACGATGGGGGTGTTGCCGGCGCCAACGCCAATCGCGGGTTTGCCGGAGGAGTAGGCCGCTTTCACCATGCCGGGGCCGCCGGTGGCGAGAATAAGGTTAATCTTCTCGTGGGTCATCAACTGGTTGGACAGCGCCACCGAAGGCTCATCAATCCAGCCAATAATGTCTTTCGGGGCACCTGCTGCAATGGCTGCATCCAGTACGATGCGGGCGGCAGTGGTAGTTGAAACCTTGGCCCTTGGGTGAGGCGAGAAGATAATGCCGTTGCGGGTCTTTAAGCTTATCAGCGCTTTAAAGATAGCGGTGGAGGTCGGGTTGGTGGTGGGCACAATGCCGCAGATGATCCCAACCGGCTCGGCGATGGTGATAGTGCCGAAGGTGGCGTCTTCGGCCAGAATGCCGCAGGTCTTTTCGTCTTTGTATTTGTTGTAAATGTACTCGGAGGCGAAATGGTTTTTAATGACCTTATCTTCAACAACCCCCATGCGGGTTTCTTCAGCGGCCATTTTGGCCAGACGAATGCGTGCATCAGCAGCGGCGAGGGCGGCGGCGCGGAAAATCCTGTCCACTTGCTCTTGGCTGTAAGAAGCAAATTGGGCCTGTGCCTTGGCGACGCGCGCGACCAGTTCGTTGAGTTCCTGAGTGTTGGTGACTGTCATAATGAAGTTCCCGTAAAAAGAATGTTTAGCAAAAACTGAATTTAGCTAAAGATTCTTGCCTGTGACTGAAAATTACACCTATATAGGTATGGCGACCGTGATCTGTGACGCAAAGCTGGGTGGTTCTGAAATAAAACAACAGAAATAGCTACACTTTGATGACAATTTGCACGA
This portion of the Shewanella amazonensis SB2B genome encodes:
- a CDS encoding glucan biosynthesis protein G translates to MVRSPRTASIKPKAVAALLLGMSALSPMHLFGAEPEQVQTVKPAVKAEMPPKPTKPTQVRFAKTGNFDADTVVRIARQLAAKPYVALSDPLPPGLANISYDEYRDIRFKPEQAIWKQDGLPYQMQLFHRGFYFQDLIEIAIVEGKKSTHLSYDPSLFSAGEVIREKLPNEDIGYSGLRVHYPLNSSEYFDELFVFQGASYFRALGKGNAYGLSARGLAIKTADPAGEEFPVFRAFWIEKPNNETNLIVVHALLDSPSVAGAYRFSIRPGDNTRMDVEAVLFPRVELAKVGLAPSTSMYMHSPNGRHLTDDFRPAVHDSDGLLMINGRGERLWRPLANPKDLQVSAFMDNSPQGFGLLQRERNYVNYQDLEANYERRPSLWVEPVGNWGAGAVVLTEIPTQSEIHDNIVAFWKPRQPLAAGSEYRFAYHLSWGANPVPVDNSIIVSRSASGRADIAKPTPKRLFVVDYEVKGEKPAKLPTPKVETSAGVVSNVVIRENPKSKGYRLSFEFDPGETKLAEFRAELKFDEPRSVETWLYRWTL
- the mdoH gene encoding glucans biosynthesis glucosyltransferase MdoH produces the protein MTHKLLETPSPALAGDTAMPPERPADMPTQSLKSLSEGFPRTPVSPSGVKSSALKRWSVVGSALLLSAFAIYEMRGVFMLGGLTPLEYLVLVLFAINFCWIALAFCAGIAGMISIIRGKKSAVEEVELNTRTAILMPTYNESPDRVFAAVETMALALADTPDGHAFDWFILSDTTDPEVALAEEHAFWLLREATAGKARVYYRRRRKNVARKAGNVADFCRRWGSSYDHLLVLDADSVMETSTIVSLARRMQADPDAGLIQTIPALIKGTTLMARVQQFAARFYGPVIGTGLAWWVQKEGNFWGHNAIIRTEAFMKAAGLPHLSGKPPFGGHILSHDFVEAALIRRAGWSVKIAADLYGSYEECPPSIIDMAVRDRRWCQGNLQHTRVLPAKGLHWVSRMHLVTGIMSYLSSPFWLMLILSGLLLALQAHYIRPEYFSDQFSLYPTWPVMDSDRALRLFYITMGVLFGPKIFGLLLLVFDNKTCKALGGRLRIALSTITEVILSAMIAPIMMFIHCGAVLSILFGRDSGWSPQRRDDGSLPWKDLIYRHRWHMIAGLLLGYAAVLDSLTLLAWMSPALVGLWLAVPLSAVTASGPIGQWFKDRKILATPEEVNEPAIVAAATARREYYAEALGESWNVPMLLANPDMMALHMSIMDKLPTHVPGSPIEPLEAIARVKVHEAQCQTSLLALLSRQELGYVLGNPLLMKHMQHLPEAYADDDLVTIC
- the adhE gene encoding bifunctional acetaldehyde-CoA/alcohol dehydrogenase; translated protein: MTVTNTQELNELVARVAKAQAQFASYSQEQVDRIFRAAALAAADARIRLAKMAAEETRMGVVEDKVIKNHFASEYIYNKYKDEKTCGILAEDATFGTITIAEPVGIICGIVPTTNPTSTAIFKALISLKTRNGIIFSPHPRAKVSTTTAARIVLDAAIAAGAPKDIIGWIDEPSVALSNQLMTHEKINLILATGGPGMVKAAYSSGKPAIGVGAGNTPIVIDETADIKRAVSSILMSKTFDNGVVCASEQAVVVVDAVYDAVKERFSSHGGYLLSKKENAALQKVILKDGGLNADIVGQSAATIAAMANIKVPAHTKVLIGEVTDIDEKEAFAHEKLSPLLGMYRAANFEEALDKAEALVALGGIGHTSGLYTDQDTQDERVKSFGYRMKTARILINTPASQGGIGDLYNFKLAPSLTLGCGSWGGNSISENVGPSHLINKKTVAKRAENMLWHKLPSSIYFRRGSLPIALEELSGKKRALIVTDKFLFNNGYCDETIRILKSQGLETEVFYEVEADPTLAVVRAGAKVATSFQPDVIVALGGGSPMDAAKIIWVMYEHPDVDFADLALRFMDIRKRIYKFPKLGAKAMMVAIPTTSGTGSEVTPFAVVTDEQTGAKYPIADYELTPNMAIVDPNLVMDMPKSLTAFGGIDAITHALEAYVSVMANEYSDGQALQALDLLFKYLPDSYARGAQAPLAREKVHNGATIAGIAFANAFLGICHSMAHKLGAEFHLPHGLANALLISNVIRFNATDLPTKQAAFSQYDRPKALCRYAAIASHLGLAGNNDEAKVEALIAKIEELKAAIGIPVSIKDAGVNEADFMAKLDELAEDAFDDQCTGANPRYPLISELKQLLIDSFHGRAYQDSL